A window from Gopherus evgoodei ecotype Sinaloan lineage chromosome 24, rGopEvg1_v1.p, whole genome shotgun sequence encodes these proteins:
- the LOC115639436 gene encoding protein S100-A12-like has protein sequence MSQVTQQTIKGDLSELEKAIETIINIFHQYSVRVGHFDTLTKGELKQLIDRNLVNFLKRQKDQASIDSLFRDLDKNRDQQLSFGEFMVLITRVTIATHEHIHQEEGGQQHQH, from the exons ATGAGTCAG GTTACCCAGCAAACGATCAAGGGGGATCTTTCTGAGCTGGAAAAAGCCATTGAGACAATCATCAACATTTTCCACCAATATTCGGTACGCGTCGGGCATTTCGACACCCTGACCAAGGGGGAGCTGAAGCAGCTGATTGACAGGAACCTTGTGAACTTCCTGAAG AGACAAAAGGACCAAGCTTCCATCGATAGCCTGTTCAGAGACCTGGACAAAAACAGAGACCAGCAGCTCAGCTTTGGGGAGTTCATGGTCCTGATCACCAGGGTGACCATCGCCACCCATGAGCACATCCACCAGGAAGAGGGAGGGCAGCAGCACCAGCACTAA